A section of the Leminorella richardii genome encodes:
- a CDS encoding ABC transporter substrate-binding protein, with protein MAKQAHLFTAGLLALSVSTAFAAVPANYPSDYQKVIDAANKEGKVVIYSTTDTATAEPIIKGFEKLYPNITVEYNDMNSTELYNRYVSEQASFSGSGDVVWSSSMDTALKLAKDYALNYRSPEADKLPAWAVWKDTAYGTTYEPLVFIYNKRLIKEEEAPKSHTALAELVKGQQERFKNKVTTYDIEKSALGFMLSVEDMKHDPDYFTHLKDTAGAGMVVQSSTGTMLERVSSGENLLGFNILEPYAKTRMAKDASLGMVYPSDYTLVLSRVSFISKQAKNVNAAKLWLDYLLSQQGQDIVANKANIASIRSDISGDNDVDGLTKKLGAVLKPIPVNDSLLEYLEQNKRLDYLKKWRTAAGK; from the coding sequence ATGGCAAAGCAAGCACACCTTTTTACGGCAGGGCTGCTGGCGCTCAGCGTTAGCACCGCCTTCGCCGCCGTTCCGGCAAACTATCCGTCCGACTACCAGAAAGTTATTGATGCAGCCAATAAAGAGGGAAAAGTGGTGATTTATTCCACCACTGATACCGCAACGGCTGAGCCTATTATCAAAGGGTTTGAGAAGCTCTATCCTAATATCACCGTTGAATACAACGATATGAACAGCACTGAGCTCTATAACCGCTACGTTAGCGAGCAGGCGTCGTTCAGCGGCAGCGGTGACGTGGTCTGGAGCTCCTCAATGGACACCGCGCTAAAGCTGGCAAAAGACTACGCCCTTAACTATCGCTCGCCGGAAGCCGACAAGCTACCCGCCTGGGCCGTCTGGAAAGACACCGCCTACGGCACCACCTACGAGCCGCTGGTGTTTATCTACAACAAGCGGCTGATTAAAGAAGAGGAAGCGCCCAAGTCCCATACCGCGCTGGCCGAGCTGGTGAAAGGCCAACAGGAACGCTTCAAAAACAAAGTCACCACCTACGACATCGAGAAGTCCGCTCTGGGCTTTATGCTGTCAGTTGAAGACATGAAGCACGACCCTGACTACTTCACTCACCTGAAAGATACCGCCGGTGCGGGCATGGTCGTACAGTCTTCCACCGGTACCATGCTTGAACGCGTCTCTTCCGGTGAAAACCTGCTTGGTTTTAACATTCTTGAGCCCTATGCCAAAACCCGCATGGCGAAAGATGCCTCTCTAGGTATGGTTTACCCCTCTGACTACACGCTAGTGCTCTCCCGCGTCAGCTTTATCAGCAAGCAGGCGAAAAACGTCAACGCCGCCAAGCTGTGGCTTGACTACCTGCTTTCTCAACAGGGGCAGGACATCGTTGCTAATAAGGCCAATATCGCCTCTATTCGCAGCGATATCTCCGGCGATAACGACGTAGACGGCCTCACCAAAAAGCTTGGCGCCGTGCTTAAGCCGATCCCGGTAAACGACAGCCTGCTGGAGTATCTGGAACAGAACAAGCGGCTGGACTACCTGAAAAAATGGCGCACCGCAGCCGGTAAATAA
- a CDS encoding ABC transporter permease — MYSLRKIKQSLPRGVVVALTALFIYGPLALIVTQSLFSAPFFVADKTFSLDAYRFVFDDPDFYKALKSGFILAIGLVVIVIPLGGILAFLIVRTDLPGRRWIEPTILVPVFVSPMVLGFGYVVSAGPVGFFSLWAQEWLGFVPWNIYSMTSIVIIAGLTHVPHAYLYISSALRNMGSDVEEAARISGASPLRVMMSVSLPMVRPAILYATVLLFFLGLEVFGLMLVLGDPEGNLVLATYLYKLTNKLGIPSYHLMAVVAVVLISITIPLIMLQRHLMKTANRFVTVKGKASQSHALPLGKWRWVAGAVVILWLVVTIFVPLAGILLRAFVSNWGVGVPLIDQLSLNTFRTVFSQPNLIRAIVNSVAIGVFGGALAVICYTFISLAMHRKPDRITRFLDYSVLVPRAVPGLLAGLAFLWVFLFTPMWMDKSLADGYLSVLPGSQWIRDNVIVWMRATRNTIFSVWLAYTVVWLAYGLRLISSALLQVGAELEEAARSTGARQSQVSRQITVPLARYGLIGSWLLMFLIFEREYSTGVYLLSPGTETIGSMLVSLWATGAVDIVAALSFINIVLVMFGLGIALRFGVKLND, encoded by the coding sequence ATGTACTCATTGCGCAAAATCAAGCAGAGTTTACCGCGCGGCGTCGTGGTGGCTCTTACGGCGCTGTTCATCTACGGCCCGCTGGCGCTGATCGTAACTCAGAGCCTGTTCTCGGCGCCCTTCTTCGTCGCCGATAAGACATTCTCGCTAGATGCCTACCGCTTCGTCTTCGACGATCCTGACTTTTATAAAGCGCTAAAAAGCGGCTTTATCTTGGCGATCGGGCTAGTGGTTATCGTTATTCCCCTTGGCGGCATTCTGGCATTTCTTATTGTGCGTACCGATCTGCCCGGCCGTCGCTGGATTGAGCCGACCATTCTGGTACCCGTATTCGTTTCCCCCATGGTGCTGGGCTTTGGCTACGTGGTGTCCGCCGGGCCAGTTGGCTTCTTCTCCCTTTGGGCGCAGGAGTGGCTGGGCTTTGTACCGTGGAACATCTATTCGATGACCAGCATTGTGATCATTGCCGGCCTCACTCACGTGCCGCACGCTTACCTATATATCTCATCGGCGCTGCGCAATATGGGTTCAGACGTGGAAGAGGCAGCGCGTATCTCCGGCGCATCGCCGCTGCGGGTCATGATGTCCGTCAGCCTGCCGATGGTCAGACCCGCTATTCTGTACGCTACCGTGCTGCTGTTCTTCCTCGGGCTGGAAGTCTTTGGCCTGATGCTGGTGCTGGGGGATCCGGAAGGCAACCTAGTACTGGCGACCTATCTGTATAAGCTGACCAACAAGCTCGGCATCCCCTCTTACCACCTGATGGCGGTGGTCGCGGTGGTGTTGATCAGCATTACCATCCCGCTGATTATGCTGCAGCGCCACCTGATGAAAACCGCTAACCGCTTCGTTACCGTTAAAGGTAAAGCGTCGCAGTCCCACGCGCTGCCGCTGGGGAAATGGCGCTGGGTGGCAGGCGCGGTAGTTATCCTGTGGCTGGTGGTTACTATTTTCGTGCCGCTGGCCGGCATTCTACTTCGCGCTTTCGTGTCCAACTGGGGGGTCGGCGTGCCGCTAATCGACCAGCTGTCCCTCAACACCTTCCGCACGGTGTTCTCCCAGCCTAACCTTATTCGCGCCATCGTCAACTCGGTTGCGATCGGCGTATTCGGCGGCGCGCTGGCGGTTATCTGCTACACCTTCATCAGCCTGGCGATGCACCGAAAGCCAGACCGCATTACCCGCTTCCTCGACTACAGCGTGCTGGTGCCCCGTGCAGTGCCCGGCCTGCTGGCCGGATTAGCCTTCCTGTGGGTATTCCTGTTTACGCCGATGTGGATGGACAAATCGCTGGCCGACGGCTATCTGTCGGTGCTGCCCGGCTCGCAGTGGATCCGGGATAACGTCATCGTTTGGATGCGCGCTACCCGCAACACCATCTTCAGCGTCTGGCTGGCCTATACGGTGGTGTGGCTGGCCTATGGTCTACGGCTGATTTCGTCGGCGCTGCTTCAGGTCGGCGCAGAGCTGGAAGAGGCGGCACGCAGCACCGGCGCGCGTCAGAGTCAGGTCTCCCGCCAGATAACCGTGCCGCTGGCGCGCTACGGCCTGATCGGCTCCTGGCTACTGATGTTCCTGATTTTCGAACGCGAATACTCAACAGGTGTCTACCTGCTCTCACCGGGCACAGAGACCATCGGCTCAATGCTGGTATCACTGTGGGCTACCGGCGCAGTGGACATCGTCGCGGCACTGTCGTTTATCAATATCGTTTTGGTTATGTTCGGGTTAGGGATCGCCCTGCGATTTGGAGTAAAACTCAATGATTGA
- the yefM gene encoding YoeB-YefM toxin-antitoxin system antitoxin YefM, giving the protein MEKISYSKARQNLAATMVKTIEDRAPILITRQNGDPCVLMSLEEYESLEETAYLMRSPANAIRLMTSIEELRSGKGVERKLDE; this is encoded by the coding sequence ATGGAAAAAATAAGTTACAGCAAGGCTCGTCAAAATCTGGCCGCGACAATGGTTAAAACAATCGAGGATCGGGCGCCTATTTTGATCACTCGCCAGAACGGCGATCCCTGTGTGCTTATGTCGCTTGAAGAATATGAGTCTCTTGAGGAAACGGCGTACTTGATGCGCTCTCCCGCGAACGCAATACGTCTGATGACGTCAATTGAAGAGCTGCGCTCAGGCAAAGGCGTTGAGAGGAAGCTGGATGAATGA
- a CDS encoding autotransporter outer membrane beta-barrel domain-containing protein has translation MSNLNNRFIKHFLTFGLIFPISNSLMADANVPCGNGVTITNVTVFGGSYTSSNVCGNNVTITTSDSKNINGGSETNNTNGIYFAQNGPHPAFIFGDDLTVRTSGSFVDAIRTNGQQASNGVYTVIAGDRATLIATGSNSNGINVAQSPNGQAGYGRVYLGSNSTITVDSGTAVRVNLSSQAPYYNLAYVADNSIITAGGTGTNGTNSMGYAVYAGNRDSVLTNGTAYGTNAVAIIGSGATITSTGSEGHAVYANKGGVVQLQGTAGATSVSAEGDNADGLRAEKKLTADNNFNALGGRIELTGDAIISVNALNGGYAMHTLGEGSVISSAQTNYYIGSDDKLYNGAGSIVNDAAKTTNSTSGIYTITGNLFAESGLIDLNMTDGSQFTGMTKVGEYAYTDASSAPVTDAKGNINLNINGVNSVWNMTADSEMTNLTLDGATLKYVEPAAGSTLFPKTLIVNGNYAATNGTLVLNTVLGNDSSSTDKLIVKGDTSGHTDVRIVNAGGNGALTTSGIEIVEVEGNSAGTFGNSQRIVAGAFDYFVRSGSTIAGANANNWYLVSQSGSVNPPNPTPDPDPTPTPNPDPEVDPVSPYRPESGSYLANLAAANTMFITRLHDRLGETQYTDALTGEKRVTSMWMRQVGEHLRFSDSSSQLRTRSNSYVVQIGGDLAQWSNNDLDRWHVGLMAGYANNHNQTRSSLTGFTSKGNVSGYSAGLYGTWYANNVDKTGTYVDTWVMYSWFDNEVKGDQLATESYKSNGVTASIESGYSFKLGGDERKSYWVQPKAQVIWMGVDADNHVEQNGTRVTSKADDNIMTRLGVRAYVKGHHEMDDGKDREFEPFIELNWIYNTEDYTVKMNQYENSQSGAKNLGEVKLGVEGKLNNNLTGWVNTGYQFGSHAYNDVQAMFGVKYSF, from the coding sequence GTGAGCAATCTCAATAATCGCTTTATCAAACACTTTCTCACCTTTGGCCTCATATTCCCTATTAGCAACTCATTAATGGCTGATGCAAACGTCCCCTGCGGCAATGGGGTGACGATTACTAACGTCACAGTATTTGGCGGTTCCTATACGTCGTCCAACGTTTGTGGAAACAACGTGACGATAACGACGTCGGATTCTAAAAATATTAACGGCGGAAGTGAAACCAACAATACCAACGGCATCTATTTTGCACAGAACGGGCCCCATCCGGCCTTTATCTTTGGCGATGATTTAACGGTAAGAACGTCCGGCAGCTTTGTTGACGCTATTCGAACCAACGGGCAACAGGCGAGCAACGGTGTGTATACGGTGATTGCAGGCGATCGCGCGACGCTTATTGCTACTGGCAGCAACAGTAACGGAATCAACGTGGCGCAGAGCCCCAATGGGCAAGCGGGGTACGGGAGAGTCTATCTGGGAAGTAACAGTACGATCACCGTCGACAGTGGAACGGCCGTGCGCGTTAACCTGTCTTCACAGGCGCCTTACTACAATTTGGCGTATGTGGCCGATAACTCAATCATTACCGCTGGTGGCACGGGGACTAACGGCACTAACTCGATGGGATATGCCGTTTACGCCGGTAACCGAGACTCTGTATTAACCAACGGTACGGCCTACGGCACAAATGCCGTGGCGATTATCGGCTCTGGAGCGACGATTACATCGACGGGCAGTGAAGGCCATGCGGTTTACGCGAATAAGGGCGGCGTTGTACAGCTGCAAGGCACTGCGGGGGCTACCAGCGTTTCTGCCGAAGGAGATAACGCCGATGGGCTAAGGGCTGAGAAAAAGCTGACGGCAGACAATAACTTTAACGCACTAGGCGGTAGGATTGAGCTGACTGGCGACGCCATTATTTCCGTCAATGCGTTAAACGGTGGCTATGCCATGCACACGCTAGGGGAGGGTTCAGTCATTTCCTCTGCGCAAACCAACTACTACATCGGTTCGGACGACAAGCTGTACAACGGCGCGGGAAGTATAGTTAACGACGCCGCGAAAACGACTAACTCGACTTCCGGTATTTATACTATTACCGGCAATCTGTTTGCCGAGTCCGGTCTTATCGATCTCAACATGACGGACGGTAGCCAGTTTACCGGTATGACCAAAGTTGGGGAATATGCCTATACCGATGCCAGCAGCGCGCCTGTTACTGACGCGAAGGGGAATATCAATTTAAACATTAACGGCGTCAACAGCGTTTGGAACATGACAGCGGACTCCGAAATGACCAACCTGACGCTGGACGGCGCTACGCTGAAGTATGTTGAGCCTGCCGCAGGCAGCACGTTATTCCCCAAAACGCTGATCGTTAACGGTAACTATGCCGCGACAAACGGTACGCTGGTGTTGAATACGGTACTGGGAAATGATTCCTCTTCAACGGATAAGCTGATTGTTAAAGGCGATACTTCAGGCCATACCGACGTGCGCATCGTTAACGCTGGTGGAAACGGAGCACTGACGACCAGTGGTATAGAGATCGTTGAAGTTGAGGGTAACTCGGCGGGTACGTTTGGTAACAGTCAGCGGATCGTCGCCGGTGCGTTTGACTACTTTGTTCGCTCCGGCAGCACAATTGCAGGGGCAAACGCCAATAATTGGTATTTGGTATCACAGTCCGGCTCAGTCAATCCTCCTAACCCAACGCCGGATCCAGATCCAACCCCGACCCCAAATCCAGACCCGGAAGTCGATCCGGTATCTCCATACCGTCCAGAGTCCGGTAGCTATTTGGCTAACCTGGCGGCGGCCAATACGATGTTTATCACCCGGCTACATGACCGTCTGGGGGAAACGCAGTATACCGATGCGTTAACGGGTGAGAAGCGCGTAACCAGCATGTGGATGCGTCAGGTTGGCGAACACCTTCGTTTTTCTGACAGCAGCAGTCAGTTAAGAACGCGCTCCAACAGCTACGTTGTGCAAATTGGCGGCGATCTGGCTCAGTGGAGCAATAACGACCTAGACCGTTGGCACGTCGGCCTGATGGCGGGCTATGCCAACAACCACAACCAGACGCGTTCAAGCCTCACGGGCTTTACCTCCAAAGGTAACGTTAGCGGTTACAGCGCGGGTCTTTATGGCACCTGGTATGCCAACAATGTCGATAAAACCGGCACCTATGTTGATACTTGGGTGATGTATAGCTGGTTTGACAACGAGGTTAAAGGCGACCAGCTGGCGACGGAAAGCTATAAGTCAAACGGTGTGACGGCGTCTATTGAAAGCGGCTACAGCTTTAAGCTGGGCGGTGATGAGCGTAAAAGCTACTGGGTTCAGCCTAAGGCTCAGGTTATCTGGATGGGTGTTGATGCAGACAATCACGTTGAGCAAAACGGTACCCGGGTGACAAGTAAGGCTGACGATAACATTATGACGCGCCTAGGCGTGCGAGCCTACGTTAAGGGGCATCACGAGATGGATGACGGCAAAGATCGAGAGTTTGAGCCGTTTATAGAGCTTAACTGGATCTACAATACCGAAGACTATACGGTAAAAATGAACCAGTATGAGAACTCGCAAAGCGGTGCAAAAAATCTGGGCGAAGTGAAGCTGGGCGTAGAGGGTAAGCTGAACAACAACCTGACCGGCTGGGTGAATACCGGCTATCAGTTTGGTTCGCATGCATATAACGACGTGCAGGCGATGTTCGGCGTGAAGTACAGCTTCTGA
- a CDS encoding ABC transporter ATP-binding protein, protein MIELTVDELYLNYGTNPVLKGVSMQLNKGEVVTLLGPSGSGKTTLLRAVAGLEGPSRGKITIGDRVMFDGKSGQITPVEDRNLGLVFQSYALWPHMTIFDNIAYPLKLRKTPSAETRQRVDAVLTQLGLGQLGQRYPHQLSGGQQQRVAIGRALVYNPPVLLLDEPLSNLDAKLREEARVFLRSLIVELGLSALMVTHDQSEAMAISDRILLLNNGVIEQQGTPQQMYGAPTTLFTAEFMGSNNRLNGRIVEQRGELARIEGKGWSLWGKAEPGMKEGQSAIAVVRVEQVKVNDDTEQNAITLPLLTSMYLGSHWEYLFRDVSEDSPVVRAFGAKPPSDGACRLSMAPECVWLFAKE, encoded by the coding sequence ATGATTGAACTCACAGTAGACGAGCTGTATTTGAACTACGGCACTAACCCGGTACTAAAAGGCGTCTCCATGCAGTTAAACAAGGGCGAAGTGGTGACACTGCTTGGCCCTTCCGGCAGCGGTAAAACCACTCTGCTGCGCGCTGTTGCCGGGCTGGAAGGCCCTTCCCGGGGCAAAATCACTATTGGCGATCGCGTCATGTTTGACGGCAAAAGCGGCCAGATCACTCCGGTCGAAGACCGCAACCTTGGGCTGGTGTTTCAGTCCTACGCCCTGTGGCCGCATATGACTATTTTCGACAACATCGCCTATCCACTGAAGCTGCGCAAAACTCCGTCGGCAGAAACCCGGCAGCGCGTGGACGCCGTGCTGACGCAGCTTGGCTTAGGCCAGCTGGGCCAGCGCTACCCACACCAGCTGTCGGGTGGGCAACAGCAGCGAGTCGCCATCGGGCGGGCGCTGGTTTACAACCCGCCGGTGCTGCTGCTCGACGAACCGCTCTCTAACCTTGACGCCAAGCTGCGCGAAGAGGCTCGGGTGTTCCTGCGCAGCCTGATTGTTGAGCTTGGCCTGTCAGCGCTAATGGTCACCCACGACCAGAGTGAGGCAATGGCGATTTCCGACCGTATTCTGCTGCTTAACAACGGCGTGATTGAACAGCAGGGCACGCCGCAGCAAATGTATGGCGCGCCAACCACCCTGTTCACCGCCGAGTTTATGGGCAGCAACAACCGGCTCAACGGCCGCATTGTCGAACAGCGTGGAGAGCTAGCCCGCATTGAGGGCAAAGGTTGGTCGCTGTGGGGAAAAGCCGAACCCGGTATGAAAGAAGGGCAAAGCGCGATTGCTGTAGTACGAGTTGAGCAGGTCAAGGTCAACGATGACACCGAGCAGAACGCCATCACCCTGCCGCTGTTGACCAGCATGTATCTGGGCAGCCACTGGGAGTACCTGTTCCGCGACGTCTCTGAAGATTCACCGGTAGTGCGCGCCTTTGGCGCTAAGCCGCCGAGCGACGGCGCCTGTCGACTGTCGATGGCGCCGGAGTGCGTGTGGCTGTTTGCAAAGGAATGA
- a CDS encoding type II toxin-antitoxin system PemK/MazF family toxin has product MVKRSVPEKGDIWLINPDPTSGRELRGPHYFLVVTEAALNAAMGVSLCCPISTVAVGARSAGVTVAVTADSTKSGEVRGVVLCHQVRALDLKERKAQLYTKAESCLTDEVVMKLVDIIDPQM; this is encoded by the coding sequence ATGGTGAAGCGTTCAGTTCCAGAAAAAGGCGATATTTGGTTAATTAATCCCGATCCGACAAGCGGACGTGAATTAAGAGGTCCTCACTATTTCCTTGTCGTGACGGAAGCCGCGCTCAACGCCGCTATGGGCGTAAGCCTTTGCTGCCCTATCTCTACGGTTGCCGTAGGCGCTCGCTCTGCGGGCGTAACGGTGGCGGTCACAGCGGACAGCACGAAGAGTGGTGAAGTACGGGGTGTTGTTTTATGTCATCAGGTTAGAGCGCTGGATTTAAAAGAGAGAAAAGCTCAGCTTTATACAAAGGCAGAATCCTGCCTTACTGATGAAGTCGTAATGAAACTGGTCGATATTATCGATCCTCAGATGTAG
- the selB gene encoding selenocysteine-specific translation elongation factor: MIIATAGHVDHGKSTLLQALTGAGSTDRLPEEKRRGMTIDLGYAYLPLSEDRVLGFIDVPGHEKFLANMLAGVAGVQHALLVVACDDGIMAQTREHLAILRLLAIPSITVALTKADRVAPERVAEVKAQVDDELSAQGWQGCPIFITSAQQGVGVDELREHLLALCQAEGEEASLTSHRFRLAIDRVFTLKGSGLVVTGTAFSGQVSVGDTLWLTGADKPVRVRSMHAQNRNVEQAQAGERIALNITGDLGKQDVSRGDWLLAQEPPASSDRVLALLHSDKPVRHWQPVHLHHAVSHITGRVSLLQDEPAIAGSNRLVELVLDEPLLLAENDRLIVRDVSARETLAGARVLLLNPPRRGKRQPAYLAALDALSQATDDDAVLRQRLLEGSLSVGEFAWARQLTQEGISALLAHAGCKTVGDAALSQDNVERFQQRLTEALKAFHEQHLDQIGVGRARLKRMALPAEPEGLAFSLIDDLLATGKINNSRGWLHLPEFRLAFTLEEQNVWQRLEEQFGDEPCWVRDLANGQGMDEQAARAVLRKAAQLGFVTAIVRDRYYLSSRVRQFADLIREMHDVNGSTSAADFRDRLGVGRKLAIQVLEFFDRSGFTRRRGNDHILRDKGLFSD; the protein is encoded by the coding sequence ATGATTATTGCCACCGCTGGGCACGTCGACCACGGTAAATCCACGCTGCTACAGGCGCTGACCGGCGCGGGCAGCACTGACCGCCTGCCGGAAGAGAAGCGGCGGGGGATGACTATCGATCTGGGCTATGCTTACCTGCCTTTGTCAGAAGACCGAGTGCTGGGCTTTATCGACGTGCCGGGGCACGAGAAGTTTCTGGCCAATATGCTGGCGGGGGTTGCCGGCGTGCAGCACGCGCTGCTGGTGGTGGCCTGCGACGACGGCATCATGGCGCAGACTCGTGAGCATTTGGCAATTCTGCGCCTGCTGGCGATCCCCTCTATCACCGTTGCGTTGACCAAGGCCGACAGGGTTGCTCCTGAGCGGGTGGCCGAGGTCAAGGCGCAGGTCGACGACGAGCTGAGCGCGCAGGGCTGGCAGGGGTGCCCGATATTTATCACCTCGGCACAGCAGGGGGTTGGCGTCGATGAACTGCGCGAGCACCTGCTGGCGCTGTGTCAGGCCGAAGGGGAAGAGGCATCTCTGACTTCCCACCGCTTCCGCCTAGCTATCGACCGAGTCTTTACCCTTAAGGGCAGCGGGCTGGTGGTAACCGGTACCGCATTCAGCGGTCAGGTCAGCGTTGGCGATACGCTCTGGCTTACCGGGGCAGATAAGCCGGTACGAGTGAGAAGCATGCATGCGCAAAACCGTAACGTTGAGCAAGCACAGGCCGGGGAGCGCATCGCCCTGAACATTACCGGCGACTTGGGCAAACAGGACGTCAGCCGCGGAGACTGGCTGCTTGCGCAGGAGCCGCCCGCGTCGTCCGATCGCGTGCTGGCGCTGTTGCACAGCGATAAGCCCGTTCGCCACTGGCAGCCGGTGCACCTGCACCACGCGGTTAGCCACATTACTGGGCGCGTTTCCCTATTGCAGGACGAACCCGCTATCGCCGGCAGTAATCGGCTGGTGGAGCTGGTGCTGGACGAGCCTCTGCTGCTGGCGGAAAACGATCGACTGATCGTGCGCGACGTCAGCGCGCGGGAGACACTGGCGGGTGCCCGCGTCCTGCTGCTAAACCCGCCCCGGCGCGGCAAGCGACAGCCCGCCTATTTGGCCGCGCTTGACGCCTTGAGTCAGGCGACGGATGACGACGCGGTTTTACGCCAGCGCCTTTTGGAAGGCAGCCTGTCGGTTGGTGAATTCGCATGGGCGCGTCAGCTGACTCAGGAAGGCATTAGTGCGCTATTGGCTCACGCTGGCTGTAAAACGGTCGGCGATGCGGCGCTGTCGCAGGATAACGTCGAGCGCTTCCAGCAGCGGCTGACAGAAGCGCTAAAAGCGTTTCACGAACAGCACCTCGACCAAATCGGCGTCGGCCGCGCGCGCCTTAAGCGCATGGCGCTGCCCGCCGAGCCCGAGGGGCTGGCGTTCTCCTTAATCGATGACCTGCTGGCAACCGGAAAGATTAACAACAGCCGAGGCTGGCTCCACCTGCCGGAATTTCGGCTGGCCTTTACGCTGGAAGAGCAGAATGTGTGGCAGCGACTGGAAGAGCAGTTTGGCGACGAGCCCTGCTGGGTGAGGGATCTGGCTAACGGGCAGGGAATGGATGAGCAAGCCGCCCGCGCGGTGCTGCGCAAGGCGGCGCAGCTAGGTTTTGTCACCGCCATCGTGCGCGATCGCTACTACCTGAGCTCGCGGGTGCGTCAGTTCGCCGATCTTATCCGCGAAATGCACGACGTTAATGGCAGCACCAGCGCCGCCGACTTTCGCGACCGGCTAGGCGTTGGTCGCAAGCTGGCGATCCAGGTGCTGGAGTTCTTCGACCGCAGCGGATTTACTCGCCGTAGGGGCAACGATCATATTTTGCGGGATAAGGGATTGTTTTCAGATTGA
- a CDS encoding AbrB/MazE/SpoVT family DNA-binding domain-containing protein, with the protein MAITRLRQQGGAVILTIPSDVIAKMGWAVGTEVNVAIEKEGISVIPTKRIPRGRKSVSQLLAEIDAVELEQLNRSVDDMNNLPAVGKEVY; encoded by the coding sequence ATGGCTATAACTCGCCTTCGCCAGCAGGGTGGTGCCGTTATACTGACTATTCCAAGCGACGTAATTGCTAAAATGGGCTGGGCAGTTGGGACCGAAGTCAACGTAGCTATAGAGAAAGAGGGCATTAGCGTGATCCCGACCAAGAGAATTCCTCGTGGGCGCAAATCGGTAAGCCAGCTTCTGGCTGAAATCGATGCCGTTGAACTGGAGCAACTAAATCGCTCCGTGGATGACATGAATAACCTGCCCGCCGTAGGTAAGGAAGTCTATTGA
- a CDS encoding NAD(P)-dependent alcohol dehydrogenase, whose translation MTMHIRSFAAISETAPVALHPISRRSPREDDVSIKIHYCGVCHSDLHQARNEWHNTIYPVVPGHEIIGQVTAVGDKVSKFSVGDWVGVGCLVDSCQECASCKEGLEQFCENGMTLTYNGRDRHDGSITYGGYSEAIVVSEKFVLRLPNALDKASAAPLLCAGITTYSPLRHWKVGPGDKVAVIGLGGLGHMAIKFAHAFGADVTLFTRSPGKQREARRLGANHVVISTDDAQMEAVSNHFDFILDTVPNGHDLNPYLNTLKRDGTMVLVGLLEPIEPPLHSGILVMSRKTLAGSLIGGIAETQEMLDFCAEHGIGCDIEMINIQEINQAYTRMLKSDVKYRFVIDMKSLEIEKL comes from the coding sequence ATGACTATGCATATCCGTAGCTTTGCGGCCATTTCCGAAACCGCGCCTGTAGCGCTGCACCCGATTAGCCGTCGCTCGCCGCGTGAAGACGACGTCTCCATTAAAATCCACTACTGCGGCGTCTGTCACTCCGACCTGCATCAGGCCCGCAACGAGTGGCACAACACCATTTATCCCGTTGTGCCCGGTCACGAAATTATCGGCCAGGTCACTGCCGTAGGCGATAAAGTCAGCAAGTTTAGCGTCGGCGACTGGGTCGGTGTCGGCTGCCTGGTAGATTCCTGCCAGGAATGCGCCTCCTGTAAAGAAGGGCTGGAGCAGTTTTGCGAAAACGGCATGACGCTGACCTACAACGGGCGGGATCGTCACGATGGCAGCATTACCTACGGCGGCTATTCAGAAGCTATTGTGGTGTCTGAAAAGTTCGTTCTGCGCCTGCCAAACGCGTTGGATAAGGCCTCTGCAGCACCGCTTCTGTGCGCAGGTATCACTACCTATTCACCGCTGCGGCACTGGAAAGTCGGACCGGGTGATAAAGTTGCCGTTATTGGTCTAGGCGGCTTAGGGCATATGGCAATTAAGTTTGCCCACGCCTTCGGTGCAGACGTCACACTGTTTACCCGTTCACCGGGAAAGCAGCGTGAGGCGCGGCGGCTGGGCGCAAATCACGTGGTCATATCCACTGATGACGCGCAGATGGAGGCCGTTAGCAACCACTTTGACTTTATCCTCGATACCGTACCCAACGGGCACGATCTGAATCCATATCTGAATACTCTTAAGCGGGACGGCACGATGGTGTTAGTCGGCCTGCTGGAGCCCATTGAACCACCGCTGCACAGCGGCATTCTGGTGATGAGTCGCAAAACGCTAGCCGGCTCGCTTATCGGCGGCATTGCCGAAACTCAGGAAATGCTCGACTTCTGCGCCGAACACGGCATCGGCTGTGACATCGAGATGATTAATATTCAGGAGATCAATCAGGCCTATACCCGAATGTTAAAAAGTGATGTGAAGTATCGATTCGTGATCGACATGAAGTCGCTGGAAATCGAGAAGCTCTAA